From Pedobacter aquae:
TTGTAAACGGGAAATTATTCAAAAATGAAAACATTACCTACTAAAATATATTTGCTAGCCATTTGCTTATATATAGGTCAAATAGGCTTTGCACAAGAACCAGATTCTGTACCACATAAGTGGTACACGCCTACCAGTATCACGGTACAGCATGCGGGAAGTATAGGCTTCTTTAGTGTTGGTGCAGGATATTTCCTTAATAAAAGTCACTCGAGCACATTAGACATCAGCTATGGATATGTACCCGCTAAGTTTGGTGGAGATTTAAATATTGTTGCTGCAAAATTTAGCTGGAGACCATTTGCTGTTAGATTAACCGACTGGGCTTTGATACTCCCAATTAACCCTGGAGCCTTTTTATCTTATCATGCGGGTGGTGATTATGATTCTTCTTGGGATGATGATGATTATCCCGAAGGTTATTATTGGTGGTCAACCGCTTTTAGACCTCATGTTACATTAAGTACAGAAATTAAGTTGGATGCTAGGAAGATTTTTAAAACATCTGGGATAAAAGTATAAGTTTCTATTCAGAATTTAACACCAATGAACTGTATTTTGTAAGCTATTTTCAAAATATGAGGCGTTTAGACGTGAATGACATTTTTAAGCTCGGCTTTGGCACAAGAATTTATTTTTAAAAGATTAATTAAGAGCTTAAAAATCTATCTATCAATAAATTAATACAAAAAACAAAATCTTAACAGACACCTGACAAAATGTTGATGGAATGATTTTTGCGGAGCAATTTCTAAATGTTTAATTTAAATTTTTTCTAAAATAACTCCAACATTTTCATATAATTAACGTTAAATCAAACAAAGTTTTATTAGCTTTGCAAGCTTTCGTTATTCAGAAAAATAGAGAATATATAATAAATAGATGAGACAACTCAAGATTACGCAATCCATTACCAATCGTGAATCACAATCACTTGACAAGTACCTTCACGAAATTGGAAAAGTTGATCTAATTACAGCAGAAGAGGAAGTAATCCTCGCACAGAAAATCAGAGAGGGCGACCAAGCAGCCCTAGAACGTCTTACAAAGACAAACTTACGTTTCGTTGTTTCCGTAGCAAAACAATATCAAAATCAAGGCCTTACCCTAGGCGACCTTATAAATGAGGGAAATTTAGGCTTAATTAAAGCCGCAAAAAGGTTTGATGAAACTAAAGGTTTCAAATTCATTTCATATGCAGTTTGGTGGATTCGCCAATCAATCTTACAAGCTATTGCAGAGCAATCACGTATTGTACGTTTGCCGCTTAACCAAGTAGGTTCTTTAAGTAAGATTAGTAAGGCGTTTTCTAAACTAGAACAAGAATTTGAAAGAGAGCCATCTCCAGAAGAACTTGCAGATATTTTAGAAACTACGGTTGATAAAATTTCAGATACATTAAGTAACTCTGG
This genomic window contains:
- a CDS encoding sigma-70 family RNA polymerase sigma factor, whose translation is MRQLKITQSITNRESQSLDKYLHEIGKVDLITAEEEVILAQKIREGDQAALERLTKTNLRFVVSVAKQYQNQGLTLGDLINEGNLGLIKAAKRFDETKGFKFISYAVWWIRQSILQAIAEQSRIVRLPLNQVGSLSKISKAFSKLEQEFEREPSPEELADILETTVDKISDTLSNSGRHVSMDAPFVQGEENTLLDVLENDNPDTDSMLIDESLSEEIKRSLSTLTEREREIIVLFFGLSTNHPLSLEEIGEKFNLTRERVRQIKDKALQRLRHTSRSKILKSYLG